The Phoenix dactylifera cultivar Barhee BC4 chromosome 15, palm_55x_up_171113_PBpolish2nd_filt_p, whole genome shotgun sequence genome contains a region encoding:
- the LOC103714944 gene encoding LOB domain-containing protein 38-like: protein MSCNGCRILRKGCSEACILRPCLQWIESPEAQGHATVFVAKFFGRAGLVSFISAVPEPQRPALFQSLLFEACGRTINPVNGAVGLLWSGNWHLCWAAVETVLRGGTLRPLPDLDDAAEAGLYARPRAAAWSSAVKWRKAAPTNNVPAPPCDLDLCLTPRSPAAAREEKQLRPETPSMTSEGSVTTSGESGGDRQPRLLNLFV from the exons ATGAGCTGCAATGGCTGCCGAATTCTCCGGAAGGGGTGCAGCGAGGCCTGCATTCTCCGGCCGTGTCTCCAGTGGATCGAGAGTCCCGAGGCCCAGGGGCATGCCACTGTCTTCGTCGCCAAATTCTTCGGCCGCGCCGGCCTCGTGTCTTTCATCTCCGCCGTCCCCGAGCCCCAGCGTCCTG CTTTGTTCCAGTCGCTGCTGTTCGAAGCGTGCGGGCGGACGATCAACCCGGTGAACGGCGCCGTGGGGCTGCTGTGGAGCGGGAACTGGCACCTCTGCTGGGCGGCTGTGGAGACGGTGCTCCGCGGCGGGACGCTCCGGCCGCTGCCGGACCTCGACGATGCCGCGGAGGCCGGTCTCTATGCCCGGCCGAGGGCGGCGGCGTGGTCCTCCGCGGTCAAGTGGCGAAAGGCCGCCCCCACCAACAACGTGCCGGCGCCGCCCTGCGATCTGGACCTCTGCCTGACGCCCCGGTCCCCGGCCGCGGCGCGGGAGGAGAAGCAGCTGAGGCCGGAGACGCCGTCGATGACGTCCGAGGGGTCCGTGACGACGAGCGGCGAGAGCGGCGGCGATCGCCAGCCACGCCTCCTCAACCTCTTCGTCTGA